The following proteins are co-located in the Haloplanus sp. HW8-1 genome:
- a CDS encoding BREX protein BrxB domain-containing protein, whose translation MSHGSSSPYREFKEKLSTFAQGQYGIRNPFVIAAVEPAVEHRVADRLETWSAGRMESPEIPDIVTVQPIRLDELLPQTDVYKLLVDLGDSLADLDDDTSPGERIEGTMQDQLAEELVQQMIEHALSEEQLETQSHVVLLLNLGSLYPFTRASELLDELDRRNVKSTVGIPFPGDVVGGKLSFFGGESRHYYPAHQIDGQIQGVHLQ comes from the coding sequence ATGAGCCACGGCAGTTCGTCGCCGTACCGCGAATTCAAGGAGAAACTGAGTACGTTCGCGCAGGGGCAGTACGGTATTCGTAATCCGTTCGTTATCGCTGCCGTCGAGCCAGCGGTCGAACACCGGGTAGCAGACCGTCTGGAAACCTGGTCGGCTGGTCGAATGGAATCACCGGAGATTCCGGACATTGTTACTGTTCAGCCGATCCGACTCGACGAACTCCTTCCCCAGACCGACGTGTACAAACTCCTCGTCGACCTGGGCGATTCACTAGCCGACCTCGACGACGACACGTCGCCAGGCGAGCGTATCGAGGGGACAATGCAAGATCAACTCGCCGAGGAACTCGTTCAACAGATGATCGAGCACGCGCTCAGCGAAGAACAACTGGAGACCCAGAGCCACGTGGTGCTCCTGCTCAACCTCGGCAGTCTGTATCCATTCACGCGCGCGTCAGAACTGCTCGACGAACTCGACCGGCGGAACGTCAAGTCCACGGTCGGCATCCCGTTCCCTGGAGACGTCGTCGGTGGGAAATTGAGTTTCTTCGGTGGCGAATCGCGGCACTACTACCCGGCCCACCAGATCGACGGCCAGATCCAGGGGGTGCATCTCCAATGA
- a CDS encoding ATPase domain-containing protein: MSKTNNTDRERLVTGIPGVNDILGGGYLPESATLVRGEPGSGKSIFSLHFLAAGLDADETGLYINLGEPEDYIRDTAQHFGFAIDAIEFLNLSASGDQFQGEETYTLFESGEVETPSLVESIRAEVQEINPDRVVVDPVTEFRYLAPDEHQFRSQILGLINFLKSEGATVLLTSQAATSMPDDDLQFLVDAVINVKAGPDRRTIHVSKFRGSSVRSGHHTLQIADDGMQVWPRLDPNRHEREHTSSKLSSGVPALDSLLSGGLTTGTITFLSGPTGVGKTTTGLQFMKEAAGRGRRSVLYSFEEDHNTLFERAEAVNIPVTEMIDRGTLNVEVIGPEELTIDEFTHRIRSEVEDNDAEIVMIDGTSGFEQSLRGVDEDPMRDLVKIGRYLRNMGVTGLVTNEVHNITGEFRATDQGMSYLADSIVVLRHVEYKGSLRKVIGVLKMRTSQYENQLRELEITEHGLQVGDSLPELRGILTGTPTWNDDGD; encoded by the coding sequence ATGAGCAAAACGAATAATACGGACCGAGAGCGACTCGTGACCGGCATTCCGGGCGTGAACGATATCCTCGGCGGCGGCTATCTCCCCGAGTCTGCAACGCTCGTGCGAGGCGAACCCGGCTCTGGCAAGTCGATTTTCTCCTTACACTTTCTCGCTGCTGGTCTGGATGCGGACGAGACCGGGCTGTACATCAACCTTGGCGAACCGGAGGACTACATTCGGGATACTGCCCAGCACTTCGGTTTCGCTATTGATGCGATCGAGTTCCTCAACCTCTCTGCCTCTGGCGACCAGTTTCAGGGCGAGGAGACGTACACCCTGTTTGAGTCCGGTGAAGTGGAAACGCCCTCGCTCGTTGAGAGCATTCGCGCGGAGGTCCAAGAGATCAACCCGGATCGAGTCGTGGTGGATCCAGTCACCGAGTTCCGGTATCTCGCTCCCGACGAACACCAGTTCCGGTCGCAGATTCTCGGCCTGATCAACTTCCTCAAAAGCGAGGGCGCGACGGTCCTGCTCACTTCGCAGGCTGCCACGTCGATGCCCGACGACGACCTGCAGTTTCTCGTCGATGCCGTGATAAACGTCAAGGCGGGGCCGGATCGCCGAACGATCCACGTCTCGAAGTTCCGTGGCTCCTCTGTTCGATCCGGACACCACACGCTCCAGATAGCCGACGATGGTATGCAAGTGTGGCCACGACTCGATCCCAACCGTCACGAGCGCGAGCACACTTCGAGCAAACTCTCCTCGGGTGTTCCGGCACTGGACTCACTGTTGTCGGGGGGGCTCACCACTGGAACGATCACGTTTCTGAGCGGGCCGACAGGGGTCGGCAAGACAACGACCGGTCTCCAGTTCATGAAAGAGGCCGCAGGCCGAGGCCGGCGCTCGGTCCTGTATAGCTTCGAAGAGGACCACAACACCCTCTTCGAGCGCGCGGAGGCCGTCAACATCCCCGTGACCGAAATGATCGACCGGGGGACGCTCAACGTGGAGGTGATCGGCCCTGAAGAACTCACGATCGACGAGTTCACCCACCGCATCCGATCGGAAGTCGAAGACAACGACGCCGAAATCGTGATGATCGACGGGACCAGCGGGTTCGAGCAGTCGCTACGCGGCGTCGACGAAGACCCGATGCGGGACCTCGTCAAGATCGGTCGCTACCTCCGCAACATGGGCGTGACCGGACTAGTGACGAACGAAGTCCACAACATCACCGGTGAGTTCCGCGCGACCGACCAAGGCATGAGCTATCTTGCTGACAGCATCGTCGTCCTGCGCCATGTCGAATACAAGGGCTCACTCCGGAAGGTGATCGGCGTCCTCAAGATGCGCACCAGCCAGTACGAAAACCAGCTCCGGGAACTGGAGATCACCGAACACGGTCTGCAGGTCGGGGACTCGCTGCCCGAACTCCGAGGGATTCTCACCGGCACACCGACTTGGAATGACGATGGAGACTGA
- a CDS encoding YihY/virulence factor BrkB family protein: protein MSSGTKIGSYVTAPLDRARLTIHSIVALAVDRNLTYLAAGIAFYAFVSIIPLVLLTVAVASFVGGEALAGRVTGRLSQPLSSAGQDGVTQALTETSGRGAASVIGVLGLAWSALKLFRGLDQAFDELYPDTVDTSLLKQVLNGFVVMAGIALAIGLVVAVSVVLSFLPLAFLFINVLGSLLLISFLVLAFLSIYYVLPSVDVTIREVLPGATVAAGGWVLLQIGFRLYAANATRYAAYGMIGAVLLFVTWLYFASIVVLLGGAVNAVLREASLESG from the coding sequence ATGAGCAGCGGTACGAAAATCGGGTCATACGTCACCGCACCCTTGGATCGGGCTCGCTTGACCATCCACAGCATCGTCGCCCTCGCAGTGGACCGCAATCTCACGTACCTGGCGGCCGGTATCGCCTTCTACGCCTTCGTCTCGATCATCCCGCTGGTACTGCTCACCGTGGCGGTCGCATCGTTCGTCGGTGGCGAAGCACTGGCCGGCCGTGTGACGGGCAGGCTCAGCCAGCCACTTTCGTCGGCGGGTCAGGACGGTGTGACCCAGGCGCTCACGGAGACCTCCGGCAGAGGGGCTGCGTCCGTCATCGGGGTCCTCGGGTTGGCCTGGAGCGCCCTGAAGCTCTTTCGCGGCCTCGACCAGGCGTTCGACGAGTTGTACCCCGATACCGTGGACACGTCGCTTCTCAAACAGGTTCTGAACGGCTTCGTCGTGATGGCCGGAATTGCGCTCGCCATCGGACTGGTCGTCGCCGTCAGCGTCGTGCTCTCGTTCCTGCCGCTCGCTTTTCTCTTTATCAACGTTCTCGGGTCGCTACTGCTGATCTCCTTCCTTGTACTCGCATTCCTGTCGATATACTACGTCCTCCCGTCGGTCGACGTGACGATACGTGAGGTGCTTCCGGGGGCAACCGTCGCCGCTGGCGGGTGGGTGCTTCTACAGATTGGGTTCCGGCTTTACGCGGCAAACGCCACCCGCTACGCAGCGTACGGGATGATCGGTGCCGTCCTTTTGTTCGTCACCTGGTTGTACTTCGCCAGTATCGTCGTTCTGCTCGGTGGTGCGGTCAACGCCGTCCTCCGTGAGGCCAGTCTCGAAAGTGGGTAG
- a CDS encoding pro-sigmaK processing inhibitor BofA family protein, giving the protein MVSLRALAVNAVVGLVILFIANVAGLEVQISLLTLLVCAIFGIPGAILVLLLALFDVAFVAAVVPALPV; this is encoded by the coding sequence ATGGTTTCACTGCGAGCCCTCGCCGTCAACGCTGTCGTCGGCCTCGTCATCCTGTTCATCGCGAACGTCGCCGGACTGGAAGTACAGATATCACTCCTCACGCTTTTGGTGTGTGCGATTTTCGGGATCCCCGGAGCGATCCTAGTACTACTGCTCGCACTGTTTGATGTCGCCTTCGTGGCCGCGGTGGTCCCGGCGCTCCCCGTGTGA
- the pglX gene encoding BREX-5 system adenine-specific DNA-methyltransferase PglX — translation MASDSLSQRKAQLDKDEREHLEDVVTEMRERVEDNVEFQLTQRGLNDEPGDVGSLDEDTQQLVEAIELEAVDGETWSEAFDQYVTGVGYTIVNRLAALRCMEVRDFVDEEVTVFKDDGLTPAAETLVHEAFLLEDEAILEAYHNACDDLAEEIEILFDRSSAYSLIDPDDDTFEELCEKLDSVPDEVWRADDVLGWVYEYYNVKLLDDLRRKGDREGLEPEDVPPANQFYTPHWVVRMLTDNSLGKLYLEHTGELQDVVDAQESFAPEERKNRPLSPDESPDIADFCTYLVPSEEEGDPTEFEHPKELRVIDPACGSGHFLLYAFDVLERIWRAETDLSGAEIPRKILEHNLYGVDLDMRACQLSAFNLYLKGRTRAEAEGADGFNIPEVGIVCADASIAEADGVEAVFDEVAGDDPEVEEALDRILDAFEEVHGLGSLLDVRGTLGDLFEDDAEVGGTQLTLGDDPRESHTLGQVLHSLREAVEQHREGDSFLAQDLRSFVRLLDILAQDYDVALMNPPYGSQNRMPDVVQNYVNNRYSYSAEFYINFFEACESLSKQSGRVGMLVPWSFMFKRAFRGFREDFVGDQGGFDFLAEFGYGVLDNATVGTVGTVVQTNTKSNSKQGTFLRLHDIDTKSKERELLNSISGQESGVRRHFEVKLSEFSKIPGTPICYSVPRSVRDLHNIPVKLDAEHADVEGKSVCNAVPGLLTGDDTRFARLHWELNDFDQFKPISKGGSEAWISPQVTETVEWGKSGTRLKRSSTTVRTPHEELYEEPGLTWTYIKRTGRRFGYYPGGLFSHTGFMMFPREEKSLWQMMSILNSSLYHNLFLSLTTERHWNANEVGSVPWVEKLEDVDELERLGKEQYSIVLKQRLHDPISPYYSHPELLPNRTRPSFGYQHPHAEQAKSDLDLHVQSPTVDKPIKKAARKAQKKSLIRKNRLEEISDEIDRLIYDEIGIEEETRKNIRQEIFLRTAESPEDREVPDPESVPEVPDNIDEQVKDLVHHFAMEAVREEDDGIIPVYSTDDQPDMLDRIVERFEDAYGEYADDRLIEVDEILGAESAAEEAYPNLRAFVSEDLFDYHVDRMENTPIVWRLTTERLVSDSTGEGFACFLDYHSLDSGLFDRLSNQYLEPQKAELRERRSAANRRRSDDSLSASEQAEAAEQYERCASGLDQIAVFEDVLQELGSTDERDFDVEDRERVAELAPKVAGFREETRKRLETLADLRERKGEAWFQETFSDNFWNAVDEWRDEWLDALDELERACEAYGRPSDEPVEAHLADLFDYFNWRLKGSDHYSSTGILFMTYYFDREGAALLDEDGNPHDTLTEDERLLASLATGLDDPSLVDREYLEAMVDDEEIERVGDLPPLAEFKALAEEIDDRCQAVDKQVPSDWADRALSEITTAGYQPNRKHGVEINITPLADAEIVSKTVDDQVL, via the coding sequence ATGGCAAGTGATTCTCTCTCCCAACGGAAGGCGCAACTGGACAAAGACGAGCGTGAACACCTCGAAGACGTCGTCACCGAGATGCGGGAGCGCGTCGAGGACAACGTCGAGTTCCAACTCACGCAGAGAGGGCTCAACGACGAGCCCGGGGATGTCGGCTCACTGGACGAGGACACCCAGCAACTCGTCGAGGCGATCGAACTCGAGGCCGTCGACGGCGAAACCTGGTCTGAAGCCTTCGATCAGTACGTCACGGGCGTGGGATACACCATCGTCAATCGCCTCGCAGCACTGCGCTGCATGGAAGTGCGGGACTTCGTCGACGAGGAGGTCACCGTCTTCAAGGACGACGGCCTGACGCCCGCCGCCGAGACGTTGGTCCACGAGGCGTTCCTGCTGGAGGACGAGGCCATCCTCGAAGCATATCACAACGCCTGCGACGACCTCGCCGAAGAGATCGAGATCCTCTTCGATCGCTCGTCGGCCTACAGTTTGATCGACCCCGACGACGACACGTTCGAAGAACTCTGCGAGAAGCTCGATTCGGTTCCCGACGAAGTCTGGCGGGCCGACGACGTGCTCGGCTGGGTCTACGAATACTACAACGTCAAACTGCTCGACGACTTGCGCCGCAAGGGCGACCGTGAGGGCCTCGAACCTGAGGACGTCCCACCGGCGAACCAGTTCTACACGCCTCACTGGGTCGTCCGGATGCTCACCGACAACTCGCTCGGGAAGCTCTATCTTGAACACACCGGTGAGTTACAGGACGTCGTCGACGCTCAGGAGTCGTTCGCCCCCGAGGAGCGCAAGAACCGCCCGCTCTCGCCCGACGAATCGCCGGACATCGCCGACTTCTGTACCTACCTCGTTCCGAGCGAGGAGGAGGGAGATCCGACCGAGTTCGAGCATCCGAAAGAGCTTCGCGTGATCGATCCTGCCTGTGGGAGCGGGCACTTCCTCCTCTATGCGTTCGACGTCTTGGAGCGAATCTGGCGCGCCGAGACCGACCTGAGCGGCGCGGAGATTCCTAGAAAGATCCTCGAACACAACCTCTACGGCGTCGACCTCGACATGCGTGCGTGTCAGCTCTCGGCGTTCAACCTCTACTTGAAAGGCCGCACCCGTGCGGAGGCCGAGGGCGCCGACGGCTTCAACATCCCCGAGGTCGGGATCGTCTGCGCGGACGCGTCGATCGCCGAGGCCGACGGCGTCGAGGCGGTGTTCGACGAGGTCGCCGGCGACGATCCGGAGGTCGAAGAGGCGCTCGACCGCATCCTCGACGCCTTCGAGGAAGTCCACGGGCTCGGTAGTTTGCTCGACGTGCGCGGCACCCTCGGGGACCTGTTCGAGGACGACGCCGAGGTAGGGGGTACGCAGTTGACGCTCGGCGACGACCCGCGGGAGAGCCATACGCTCGGGCAGGTGCTCCACAGTCTGCGGGAGGCGGTGGAACAACATCGGGAGGGGGACTCGTTCCTGGCGCAGGACTTGCGGAGTTTCGTGCGTCTGTTGGATATTCTGGCGCAGGACTACGACGTGGCGTTGATGAATCCGCCGTATGGGTCGCAGAATCGGATGCCGGACGTTGTTCAGAACTATGTAAATAACCGTTATAGCTATTCTGCAGAGTTTTACATCAATTTCTTTGAAGCATGTGAAAGCCTATCAAAGCAGAGCGGTCGTGTCGGTATGCTAGTCCCCTGGAGTTTCATGTTTAAACGGGCCTTCCGGGGCTTCCGAGAAGACTTTGTTGGAGACCAAGGGGGGTTTGATTTCTTAGCAGAATTTGGCTACGGCGTCCTCGACAACGCAACAGTCGGTACTGTTGGGACTGTCGTCCAGACGAATACTAAATCAAATTCAAAACAGGGTACGTTCCTGCGACTCCACGACATAGATACAAAATCAAAGGAGAGAGAGCTTCTCAATTCAATTTCAGGACAAGAGAGTGGAGTCAGGCGACACTTTGAGGTGAAATTGTCTGAGTTTTCAAAAATACCAGGCACACCAATCTGTTACTCTGTTCCTCGTTCGGTTAGGGACCTCCATAATATTCCAGTGAAACTGGATGCTGAACATGCAGATGTTGAAGGGAAGTCTGTTTGTAATGCCGTTCCTGGATTACTGACAGGAGACGACACACGTTTTGCCCGGTTGCATTGGGAACTGAATGATTTCGATCAGTTCAAGCCAATCTCCAAAGGTGGCTCCGAGGCATGGATATCTCCTCAAGTCACAGAAACGGTAGAGTGGGGTAAAAGCGGAACAAGATTGAAGCGGTCTAGTACAACGGTAAGAACACCCCACGAGGAATTATACGAGGAACCGGGCTTAACTTGGACCTATATTAAGCGGACGGGCCGCCGCTTTGGCTACTACCCGGGGGGGCTGTTTAGCCACACCGGGTTCATGATGTTCCCAAGGGAAGAAAAATCGCTGTGGCAGATGATGAGTATTCTAAACTCAAGCCTGTACCACAATCTGTTTTTGTCTTTAACGACAGAACGCCACTGGAATGCCAACGAAGTCGGAAGCGTTCCTTGGGTAGAGAAGCTTGAAGATGTAGACGAGCTGGAGAGATTAGGTAAGGAACAATATTCGATTGTTCTGAAACAGCGACTCCATGATCCCATCAGTCCATACTATTCTCATCCAGAGCTACTCCCGAACAGAACAAGACCCAGTTTTGGCTATCAGCACCCACACGCAGAACAAGCAAAATCTGATCTCGATCTCCACGTGCAGTCACCAACTGTTGATAAACCAATCAAAAAGGCTGCCAGAAAAGCACAAAAGAAGAGCCTTATTCGAAAAAACAGGCTAGAAGAGATCTCCGATGAGATTGATCGCCTCATTTATGATGAAATTGGAATTGAAGAAGAGACACGCAAAAATATTCGCCAAGAAATCTTCCTCCGAACCGCTGAATCCCCCGAAGACCGCGAAGTCCCCGACCCCGAATCCGTTCCCGAAGTCCCCGACAACATCGACGAGCAAGTCAAAGACCTCGTCCATCACTTCGCGATGGAGGCCGTCCGTGAGGAGGATGACGGTATCATCCCGGTGTATTCGACTGACGACCAGCCAGACATGCTCGATCGGATCGTCGAGCGCTTCGAGGACGCCTACGGCGAGTACGCCGACGACCGCCTGATCGAGGTCGACGAAATTCTCGGGGCCGAATCTGCCGCCGAGGAGGCGTACCCCAATCTCCGAGCGTTCGTCTCCGAGGACCTGTTCGACTACCACGTCGACCGGATGGAAAACACGCCGATAGTCTGGCGGCTCACCACCGAGCGCCTCGTCTCCGACTCGACCGGCGAGGGATTCGCGTGCTTCCTCGACTACCACAGCCTAGACTCGGGGCTGTTCGACCGCCTCTCGAACCAGTACCTCGAACCGCAGAAAGCCGAGCTTCGCGAGCGCCGGTCGGCGGCCAACCGTCGGCGGAGCGATGACTCCCTGTCGGCGAGCGAGCAGGCCGAGGCCGCGGAGCAGTACGAGCGCTGTGCGAGCGGCCTCGACCAGATCGCCGTCTTCGAGGACGTGCTCCAAGAGTTGGGCAGCACCGACGAGCGCGATTTCGACGTCGAGGACCGCGAGCGCGTCGCGGAACTGGCCCCGAAGGTCGCCGGCTTCCGCGAGGAGACCCGCAAGCGCCTCGAGACGCTGGCGGACCTGCGCGAGCGCAAGGGCGAGGCGTGGTTCCAAGAGACGTTCTCCGACAACTTCTGGAACGCCGTCGACGAGTGGCGCGACGAGTGGCTCGACGCCCTCGACGAACTCGAACGCGCCTGCGAGGCGTACGGTCGACCGAGCGACGAACCTGTCGAGGCGCATCTCGCCGACCTGTTCGACTACTTCAACTGGCGGCTCAAAGGCTCGGACCACTACTCCAGTACGGGTATCCTCTTTATGACCTACTACTTCGACCGCGAGGGCGCCGCCCTTCTCGACGAAGACGGAAACCCGCACGACACTCTGACCGAGGACGAACGCCTGCTCGCCTCGCTCGCGACCGGCCTCGACGACCCCAGCCTCGTCGACCGGGAGTACCTAGAAGCGATGGTCGACGACGAAGAGATCGAGCGCGTGGGGGACCTCCCGCCGTTGGCCGAGTTCAAGGCGCTGGCAGAGGAGATCGACGACCGTTGTCAAGCCGTGGATAAGCAGGTTCCGTCGGACTGGGCCGATCGCGCACTCTCGGAGATCACGACCGCCGGCTATCAGCCCAACCGGAAACACGGCGTCGAAATCAACATCACGCCGCTTGCCGACGCCGAGATCGTGTCGAAAACCGTCGACGACCAAGTGCTGTAG
- a CDS encoding PAS domain S-box protein, translating into MTMTPKAVRGSRNRILPLIADSGNRQVLEKWIDDHPSYESVDFSGDIEDADFDVCIIDKGAFQEHLDALREKKAAAAPVLLPYLLLLPESGADIIESDAGQLADNVVTETIDEIVSLPIQQTELNWRLEALLRLRNQSLTLRERERELERQVDLFEKAQDIANVGAWEYDIDAEEGWWTDEVSRIHALPDDTTPSPELSLQYYHPEDRPIVEDAFETAIEEDEPYDVEVRLTDAEGNQRWVRTRGEPQYQDGELARVRGTMQDITERKERERDLQRIKQAVESAGHAIFITDPDGKIEYVNAGFEETTGFTQAEVVGKTPHVLNSGAMPDGYFEDFWNTILSGEVWAEEIINRRKNGEMYVAMQTVAPVTDGDEIHSFVAVQKDITERKEREETLQRRTQAIDEAPVGITITDPDREDNPMIYVNEAFVDLTGYPREEAVGKNCRFLQGENTDPDRIAKIREAIDSEEPISIEIKNYRKDGTEFWNHLKVAPVRDDAGTVVNYIGFQQDVTGRKERQRQLEVLDRVLRHNLRNDMNMVRGRAETINAETSGEVAASAEEIVDTSDRLIRLADKERQITELLREDPTQDRIEVRDRLQDVVSRVGSEYSDATIAVDCPDDVTVEAMPQFGQAIKELVTNAIIHNDSPSPEVTVTVTQTDETVRIEIADSGPRIPEMDRDLLVDEAEQTPLYHGSGLGLWLVKLITARSGGTITVEENSPAGNVVKIELSR; encoded by the coding sequence ATGACGATGACTCCCAAAGCGGTGCGCGGATCCCGGAACCGGATCCTCCCCCTCATTGCGGATTCGGGCAATCGACAGGTGCTCGAAAAATGGATCGACGATCACCCTTCCTACGAATCCGTGGACTTCTCGGGCGACATCGAGGACGCTGACTTCGATGTCTGTATCATCGACAAAGGAGCGTTCCAGGAACACCTCGATGCGCTCCGTGAGAAGAAGGCGGCGGCGGCCCCCGTTTTGCTTCCGTATCTCCTCTTGCTTCCGGAGTCAGGGGCGGATATCATCGAGTCAGATGCCGGTCAGCTCGCCGACAACGTGGTCACGGAAACGATCGACGAGATCGTCTCGCTGCCGATCCAGCAGACCGAACTCAACTGGCGACTCGAAGCGTTGCTCCGACTGCGGAATCAGTCGCTCACCTTGCGAGAACGAGAGCGCGAGCTCGAACGCCAGGTCGATCTCTTCGAGAAAGCCCAAGATATTGCGAACGTCGGCGCCTGGGAGTACGATATCGATGCCGAAGAGGGATGGTGGACCGACGAGGTGTCCCGCATTCACGCGCTCCCAGACGACACGACGCCGTCTCCGGAACTGAGCCTCCAATATTACCACCCCGAGGATCGACCGATCGTCGAAGATGCGTTCGAGACGGCTATCGAGGAGGATGAGCCGTACGATGTCGAAGTCCGACTCACCGATGCGGAGGGCAACCAGCGATGGGTGCGAACGAGGGGCGAACCCCAGTACCAAGACGGGGAACTGGCCCGCGTTCGGGGGACGATGCAGGACATCACCGAGCGCAAGGAGCGCGAACGCGATCTTCAACGCATCAAGCAGGCGGTCGAATCCGCTGGCCACGCGATCTTTATCACCGATCCCGACGGGAAAATCGAGTACGTCAACGCGGGCTTCGAGGAGACAACTGGATTCACTCAGGCAGAAGTCGTCGGCAAGACACCGCACGTGTTGAACTCCGGGGCAATGCCGGATGGGTATTTCGAGGACTTCTGGAACACGATCCTCTCTGGGGAGGTGTGGGCAGAGGAGATCATCAACCGTCGGAAGAACGGCGAAATGTACGTGGCGATGCAGACGGTCGCCCCCGTCACCGACGGTGACGAGATTCACTCGTTCGTTGCAGTCCAGAAGGACATTACGGAACGCAAAGAGCGAGAGGAGACGCTACAGCGACGGACGCAGGCGATTGACGAAGCCCCCGTTGGCATCACCATCACTGATCCGGACCGGGAGGACAACCCGATGATCTACGTCAACGAGGCGTTCGTAGATTTGACGGGCTACCCACGTGAGGAGGCAGTCGGGAAGAACTGTCGATTCCTTCAGGGCGAGAACACCGACCCGGACCGGATTGCGAAAATTCGGGAGGCGATCGATTCGGAGGAACCTATATCGATCGAGATCAAAAATTATCGCAAGGACGGCACGGAGTTCTGGAACCACCTCAAAGTCGCGCCCGTACGAGACGATGCCGGTACCGTCGTCAACTACATCGGATTCCAACAGGATGTCACAGGGCGCAAGGAGCGCCAACGACAGTTAGAAGTTCTTGATCGGGTGTTACGACACAACCTCCGCAACGATATGAACATGGTTCGAGGACGAGCCGAGACGATCAACGCCGAGACGTCGGGGGAGGTTGCAGCCTCTGCCGAGGAGATCGTGGACACGAGCGACCGACTGATCCGACTGGCAGACAAAGAACGCCAGATAACGGAATTGCTTCGGGAGGACCCGACACAGGACCGAATCGAGGTACGCGATCGCCTCCAGGACGTCGTTTCGCGTGTTGGTTCGGAGTACTCGGACGCGACAATTGCTGTTGATTGCCCTGACGACGTAACCGTTGAGGCGATGCCACAGTTTGGACAGGCGATCAAAGAACTCGTTACGAACGCGATCATCCACAACGATTCGCCGTCGCCTGAAGTCACCGTTACCGTTACTCAGACTGACGAGACGGTTCGTATCGAAATAGCCGACAGTGGGCCGCGCATCCCCGAGATGGACCGAGATTTATTGGTAGACGAAGCGGAGCAAACACCGCTGTACCACGGGAGCGGTCTCGGGTTGTGGCTCGTGAAATTGATCACCGCCAGGTCGGGCGGTACCATCACAGTCGAGGAGAATTCGCCAGCCGGCAACGTTGTCAAAATAGAACTATCACGGTGA
- a CDS encoding BrxA family protein, translated as MDLTMCGLLVERAEEIVQIYNEHGNWNLVKEIWFDERRANRSTRGSSQKIYRVLASRFKNAPASLPNPRALPTVLDTCSTPQDKAQVLYPYLVADDVLVRYVVHEYVQRLSVNAPDALDFSNEALTAVLDQFEYSDGSAFDYADSTTERWCEGFRSVMREIGVLEDQQTVVGDPPSLGDIPLLVAMDYSYAEGGDEWLESPVGLQYLLQPSDRWEEHCDRVAKTDAWEFVELHGRLQLRPTDEPYAWLSQEGAE; from the coding sequence ATGGACTTGACCATGTGTGGTCTTCTCGTTGAGCGAGCCGAGGAGATCGTTCAAATATACAACGAACACGGGAATTGGAACCTGGTCAAGGAGATCTGGTTCGATGAACGCCGTGCTAACCGCAGCACACGAGGAAGTTCACAGAAGATCTACCGTGTTCTCGCATCACGATTCAAAAACGCTCCTGCCAGCCTTCCCAACCCGCGTGCCCTACCTACGGTATTGGATACCTGCTCAACGCCGCAGGACAAAGCACAAGTTCTCTACCCGTATCTCGTCGCGGACGACGTGCTCGTCCGCTATGTCGTCCACGAGTACGTACAGCGACTTTCTGTAAACGCTCCAGACGCACTTGACTTCTCGAACGAGGCACTCACTGCTGTCCTTGACCAGTTTGAATACTCCGATGGATCCGCTTTCGACTACGCTGACTCCACCACGGAACGTTGGTGTGAAGGCTTCCGATCGGTCATGCGTGAGATCGGCGTCCTCGAAGATCAGCAAACTGTCGTCGGTGATCCACCATCACTCGGAGATATACCACTCCTCGTTGCGATGGATTACTCGTATGCGGAGGGTGGTGACGAGTGGCTAGAGTCGCCGGTCGGCCTCCAGTACCTGCTTCAGCCGAGCGATCGGTGGGAAGAGCACTGCGATAGAGTGGCTAAAACGGACGCCTGGGAGTTTGTCGAACTCCACGGCCGCCTCCAACTGCGACCTACTGACGAACCGTACGCATGGCTCTCTCAAGAGGGTGCTGAATGA